The following are from one region of the Litorilinea aerophila genome:
- a CDS encoding beta/alpha barrel domain-containing protein, protein MIELAPNHKMGLPVANPILLAGGIIGCGEAVPPGLELSRLGAVVVGPVMATGSPGAPLPRLAHTQGGCVLEAGSQNRGVGAVLRRFASLWPSLGVPVVLQLADREPRLLARTVARVESVPGLAGLELVLPGDGDLAQARSLVRRATRETELPLWVKLPLPQAEAWAEAAVEAGAAGLVVGQPPTGALMRPWRGEPVPVRGSLYGPLAFGLMLEKLLAVAELALPCALIACGGIHTWEQVQQALAAGAQAVQIDVATWVEPALPGQLAQTWAGSKPMGE, encoded by the coding sequence ATGATTGAGCTGGCACCCAACCATAAAATGGGCCTGCCCGTGGCCAACCCCATCCTGTTGGCCGGCGGCATCATCGGCTGCGGCGAAGCCGTTCCACCGGGGTTGGAGCTCAGCCGTCTGGGGGCGGTGGTGGTGGGGCCGGTCATGGCCACCGGTAGCCCCGGCGCGCCGCTTCCCCGCCTGGCCCATACCCAGGGCGGTTGCGTCCTGGAGGCGGGCAGCCAAAATCGGGGCGTGGGCGCGGTCTTGCGGCGCTTTGCCTCCCTGTGGCCATCCCTGGGAGTGCCGGTGGTGTTGCAACTGGCGGACCGGGAGCCCCGGCTGTTGGCCCGGACTGTGGCCCGGGTGGAATCGGTCCCAGGTCTGGCCGGGCTGGAGCTGGTTTTGCCGGGGGATGGGGACCTGGCGCAAGCCCGCTCCCTGGTTCGCCGGGCCACCCGAGAGACAGAGCTGCCGCTCTGGGTCAAGCTTCCCCTGCCCCAGGCAGAAGCATGGGCAGAGGCGGCTGTCGAGGCGGGCGCCGCCGGCCTGGTGGTGGGGCAGCCGCCGACCGGCGCGCTCATGCGCCCATGGCGCGGAGAGCCGGTGCCCGTGCGGGGCAGCCTCTACGGGCCACTGGCCTTTGGCCTGATGTTGGAGAAGCTATTGGCGGTGGCGGAGCTGGCGCTACCGTGCGCGCTGATTGCCTGCGGCGGCATTCACACCTGGGAGCAGGTGCAGCAGGCCCTGGCTGCAGGTGCCCAGGCCGTCCAGATCGACGTCGCCACCTGGGTGGAGCCGGCCCTGCCCGGCCAATTGGCGCAGACATGGGCCGGCTCCAAACCGATGGGTGAGTGA
- a CDS encoding serine/threonine-protein kinase, producing the protein MGELVSGRSADDPGPTEGAGLMDLSGQQIGRYLIRQRLGQGGVATVYQAYDQVLGRSVALKILLPHADDKAQSRFRREALMAGTLRHPHIVRILQVGNASQGSVAYIAMELVEGESLSSLLARHGRLLPEESCNLLEPIARALAYAHRAGIVHRDVKPSNILLRIASPGTPNSVQLESLDHPVVPLLTDFGVARALDAPELTSTGRTVGTPAFMAPEQCSGRRDVDGRADIYSLGTVLYRCVTGRLPFTGSTTQILHAHVYEPLTIDAAVYQHLPPLLVEILRKSLAKRPEDRYPDADAMADALMQVAGRRPRPVGPAADGATATATLTLSGLTPAVSQPAAQEMAVLIPAPGDQTPPSVTSTPPPRPPQPRAGRLATFSWPRLALAGILFLLAVLAGLTLASGPNGSPLARLTGRVDASSTPAVAVIPRELPLPPPSATPTPAAGSAKPFGPPAQGGVGSGPRATLVTSPLATSVSTATPRPVPTDTPTVAPTWTPAATPTADRPEGPPPQPQAAPSEGLVGTCATVIDPFFLHVVSALDESIRPQFLCPNGPALATNGEIWRFEYGFMLHLDETPLIYVYYDLTQEWEQVVNTWREGDPVVTGVVEPPASNLYQPERGFGRVWEEHQRQVSLGFATTAAPTPFAAIMQSFPGGILIGNRDDGAVYLFLRSKLRL; encoded by the coding sequence GTGGGTGAACTAGTGTCCGGCCGATCTGCAGATGACCCCGGCCCCACCGAAGGGGCCGGCCTGATGGATCTGTCCGGCCAGCAAATCGGACGTTATTTGATTCGGCAGCGCCTGGGGCAAGGCGGCGTCGCCACCGTCTACCAGGCCTACGATCAGGTGTTGGGCCGCTCGGTCGCGCTGAAAATCCTGCTGCCCCACGCGGACGACAAGGCCCAGAGCCGCTTCCGGCGGGAAGCGTTGATGGCCGGCACCCTGCGCCATCCCCACATCGTCCGCATCCTGCAGGTGGGGAACGCTTCCCAGGGCAGCGTGGCCTACATCGCCATGGAGCTGGTGGAGGGAGAGAGCCTCTCCTCCCTCCTGGCACGCCATGGCCGCCTCCTGCCCGAAGAAAGCTGCAACCTGCTGGAGCCCATCGCCCGGGCCCTGGCCTACGCCCACCGGGCCGGCATCGTCCACCGGGACGTGAAACCCAGCAACATCCTCCTGCGCATAGCCAGCCCCGGCACACCCAACAGCGTGCAACTGGAATCCTTGGACCATCCCGTGGTGCCCCTCCTGACCGACTTTGGCGTGGCCCGGGCCCTGGATGCGCCGGAATTGACCAGCACAGGCCGCACGGTGGGCACGCCCGCCTTCATGGCCCCGGAACAGTGCTCCGGCCGCCGGGACGTGGATGGCCGGGCCGACATCTACTCCCTGGGGACTGTGCTCTACCGCTGTGTCACCGGCCGCCTGCCCTTCACCGGCTCCACCACCCAGATTCTCCACGCCCATGTCTACGAGCCGTTGACCATTGACGCGGCGGTCTATCAGCACCTCCCGCCCCTCCTGGTGGAGATTTTGCGCAAGAGCCTGGCCAAACGGCCGGAGGATCGCTACCCCGATGCGGACGCCATGGCCGACGCGCTGATGCAGGTGGCCGGCCGCCGGCCCCGCCCCGTCGGCCCCGCAGCAGACGGTGCCACGGCCACCGCCACCCTGACCCTCTCCGGGTTGACGCCGGCAGTCTCCCAACCCGCCGCCCAGGAGATGGCCGTCCTGATTCCAGCCCCAGGGGACCAGACGCCCCCTTCGGTTACTTCGACCCCGCCGCCGCGGCCTCCCCAGCCCCGGGCCGGGCGTCTGGCGACATTTTCCTGGCCCCGGCTGGCGCTGGCGGGGATCCTCTTCCTGTTGGCTGTCCTGGCGGGCCTGACCCTGGCCAGCGGCCCCAATGGCTCGCCCCTGGCCCGGCTCACCGGCCGGGTGGATGCTTCGTCTACACCAGCTGTGGCCGTTATCCCCCGGGAGTTGCCCTTGCCACCCCCTTCCGCGACACCCACCCCTGCCGCCGGTTCGGCGAAGCCCTTTGGGCCTCCGGCCCAGGGTGGGGTCGGCAGTGGCCCCCGGGCCACCCTGGTGACATCTCCCCTTGCCACATCCGTCTCCACCGCCACCCCCCGGCCTGTGCCCACGGACACGCCCACCGTCGCGCCGACTTGGACCCCCGCGGCCACGCCCACGGCCGACAGGCCGGAGGGCCCGCCGCCCCAGCCCCAGGCCGCCCCGTCCGAGGGGTTGGTGGGCACCTGCGCCACGGTCATCGATCCATTCTTCCTGCACGTGGTTAGCGCCCTGGATGAATCCATCCGGCCCCAGTTTCTCTGCCCCAATGGGCCGGCGCTTGCAACAAATGGTGAGATCTGGCGATTCGAATACGGGTTTATGTTGCATTTGGACGAAACCCCCCTGATCTATGTATACTACGATCTCACACAGGAGTGGGAGCAGGTGGTCAACACCTGGCGCGAGGGGGACCCTGTGGTCACCGGCGTGGTAGAGCCGCCCGCCTCCAACCTGTATCAGCCCGAGCGGGGCTTCGGCCGCGTTTGGGAAGAGCATCAGCGTCAGGTCTCATTGGGATTCGCCACGACTGCGGCGCCGACACCCTTTGCCGCCATCATGCAGTCATTCCCCGGCGGCATCCTGATCGGCAATCGGGATGATGGCGCGGTCTACCTGTTTTTGCGTTCCAAGTTGCGCCTTTGA
- a CDS encoding radical SAM protein, which yields MNFKSAPDAYQKLSLLGDATRFEPAGSQPVEETVGSRRPQPLPCISHVTTPTGKKPVLKAMLTTACERNCYYCPFRAGRNRTRRLTFTPDEMAATFIQMERARLVDGLFLSSGIIKGGVTTQDRLLDTAEIIRRRHGYRGYIHLKIMPGAEYDQIRRAMQLANRVSINLEGATEQRLAALAPKKDFWSELMQRLQWISQLRAREGLRASVVTQFVVGAVGDTDLELLHTSERLYRQLGLQRTYYSAFHPVIQTPFESLPATAPRRELRLYQASFLLRDYGWSLEDLPFTADANLPLEQDPKLAWAQVHLRHAPVELNRAGREELLRVPGIGPKAADAILAARRRGRITQLSHLRALGVRDVQKAAPFVLLDGRQPAQQMALFGPEG from the coding sequence ATGAACTTCAAGAGCGCACCGGATGCCTATCAAAAGCTTTCCCTGTTGGGGGATGCCACCCGCTTCGAGCCGGCCGGCAGCCAGCCAGTGGAAGAGACCGTCGGCAGCAGGCGGCCTCAGCCCTTGCCGTGCATCTCCCACGTCACCACTCCCACGGGCAAAAAACCGGTGCTCAAGGCCATGCTCACCACGGCCTGTGAACGAAATTGCTACTACTGTCCGTTCCGCGCCGGCCGAAATCGAACCCGGCGCCTCACCTTCACGCCAGACGAAATGGCCGCAACCTTCATTCAGATGGAACGGGCTCGCCTGGTGGATGGCCTTTTTCTCTCCTCGGGCATCATCAAAGGCGGCGTGACCACCCAGGATCGCCTCCTGGACACAGCGGAGATCATCCGGCGTCGCCATGGCTACCGGGGCTACATCCACCTCAAAATCATGCCCGGCGCCGAGTATGACCAGATCCGCCGGGCCATGCAACTGGCCAACCGGGTCTCCATCAACCTGGAGGGCGCCACGGAACAGCGCCTGGCGGCGCTGGCTCCCAAGAAGGACTTCTGGTCCGAGCTGATGCAACGCCTCCAGTGGATCAGCCAGCTTCGGGCCCGGGAAGGCCTGCGGGCCAGTGTGGTAACCCAGTTCGTGGTCGGCGCCGTGGGAGATACGGACCTGGAGCTGCTCCACACCAGCGAGCGGCTCTATCGCCAGTTGGGCCTCCAGCGCACCTACTACTCCGCCTTCCACCCGGTGATCCAGACGCCCTTCGAGTCCCTGCCGGCCACGGCGCCCCGCCGGGAGCTCCGCCTCTATCAGGCCAGCTTCCTGCTGCGGGACTATGGCTGGTCCCTGGAAGATCTGCCCTTCACAGCCGACGCCAACCTGCCCCTGGAGCAGGATCCCAAGCTGGCCTGGGCCCAGGTTCACCTGCGCCATGCGCCGGTGGAGCTCAACCGGGCCGGCCGGGAGGAGCTGCTGCGGGTGCCCGGCATCGGCCCCAAGGCTGCCGACGCCATCCTGGCCGCTCGCCGCCGGGGCCGCATCACCCAGCTCTCCCACCTGCGGGCCCTGGGCGTGCGGGATGTGCAAAAGGCAGCGCCCTTTGTGCTGCTGGACGGCCGGCAACCCGCCCAACAGATGGCGCTCTTTGGCCCGGAGGGGTAA
- the dtd gene encoding D-aminoacyl-tRNA deacylase, translating to MRALIQRVSQASVTVDGQVVSAIGRGFLVLLGVTHSDGPEEAAYLARKIAGLRLFEDEAGKMNLGLLDVGGAVLAVSQFTLYADARKGRRPSFTRAARPEEAEPLYQAFCARLAEEGIPVQQGVFQATMQVALVNDGPVTLWLDTEELMPRAG from the coding sequence ATGCGTGCACTGATTCAACGAGTCAGCCAGGCCAGCGTGACGGTGGACGGGCAGGTGGTCAGCGCCATTGGGCGGGGCTTTCTGGTGCTCCTGGGGGTGACCCACAGCGACGGCCCGGAGGAGGCCGCCTACCTGGCCCGCAAGATCGCCGGCCTGCGGCTTTTCGAGGACGAGGCCGGGAAGATGAACCTGGGCCTGTTGGATGTGGGCGGCGCGGTGCTGGCCGTCAGCCAGTTCACCCTCTACGCGGATGCGCGGAAGGGACGGCGCCCCAGCTTCACCCGTGCGGCCCGTCCGGAAGAGGCCGAACCCCTGTACCAGGCCTTTTGTGCACGGCTGGCCGAGGAGGGGATACCGGTCCAGCAGGGGGTCTTCCAGGCCACCATGCAGGTGGCCCTGGTCAACGATGGCCCGGTCACCCTGTGGCTGGACACGGAAGAGTTGATGCCCAGGGCCGGGTAG
- a CDS encoding protein kinase domain-containing protein, producing the protein MDFTSNELGSSDPDAERDSGAGRTDAERKPAPGPSSTFLPGANLTGQQIGHYLVEERLGGGVMSTVYRARDQILERTVALKVLMPGADEVARERFRREARTVSFLEHPHIVRTYQVGQTGADGLIYIAMQLVEGFSLSTLLERHGKLCVVDACNLLEPIARALAYAHRHGVIHRDVKPGNILLHRVPPGTPHSVQLTILDTPVIPLLTDFGIARALDAPELTSVGRTIGTPAFMSPEQCAGRSDIDGRADIYSLGAVLYRCLVGRIPFTGSTTQILHAHVYEPLLIPDQVSRTLPLVVAETLRRSMMKDPAERYPNAELMADDLALGAGRQVEPSPASLELDPDEMTQTLEVAPVTQPVDSGGTVLVPARSPGGPPSGVRPRPPVGEPIPSPSPRPVPRSRRAVLTRRLGMGVLSTAVVLLLVFLSISLFNSVFNSLGEDGLAQSPTATRPLGSQAGPGTPQAPPAGAVSLSPTPSAQTPPTVGAASSPTDPPATVAAGSPITATAVATPPPDVTPTPIPTPAASLASAWDDAQAFYAEQDWAEALSWLTIVRRIDPSFQQEQVTAMMVDSYLGLAAQANGEGQPEVALDYLDEALALQEDDILLLRLRTATAQFLEAQATPPPSVEEMELIRRSLQQAHAAYGDKLAESQKPCAAIEQVTAANRILPDPKLSEKLADYQAQCDTVKAIAAVSQLGGHLIYSAYQNERYRIFRMPVAYDAPSTLLVENGTQPSLRPDGRVIAFYSLRADYQGLSGFDLNAGLDPNDRSVRYTDFVEDSRDSPPSWSPDGSRLVYASMSFGDGRSRIYVVPADGSRRATTLALGKDPAWHPSDDWIVYNGTDETGNNPGLWLMHSDGTGRTRLTDNGNDQRPTWSPDGRYVVFMSNGRDGNWEVYRVDLLDGSILRLTSHPAQDGLPTVSPDSKYVAFLSDRDGYWRIYYVPINGGPVRPLSRMAGELPKWLEYAIQWVN; encoded by the coding sequence ATGGACTTCACATCAAACGAGTTAGGCTCTTCAGACCCTGACGCAGAGCGGGATAGCGGAGCAGGGCGAACAGATGCAGAGCGCAAGCCGGCACCCGGCCCATCCAGCACGTTTCTGCCAGGCGCCAACCTGACCGGCCAGCAGATCGGTCACTACCTGGTGGAGGAGCGGCTGGGCGGCGGTGTCATGTCCACCGTGTACCGGGCCCGGGATCAGATCCTGGAGCGCACCGTGGCCCTGAAGGTGCTGATGCCCGGCGCCGACGAGGTGGCCCGGGAACGCTTCCGCCGGGAAGCCCGCACCGTCAGCTTCCTGGAGCACCCCCACATCGTGCGCACCTACCAGGTGGGGCAGACCGGCGCAGACGGCCTCATTTACATCGCCATGCAGCTGGTGGAAGGCTTCAGCCTCTCCACCCTGCTGGAACGCCACGGCAAACTCTGCGTGGTGGATGCCTGTAACCTGCTGGAGCCCATCGCCCGGGCCCTGGCCTATGCCCATCGCCACGGGGTGATCCACCGGGATGTCAAGCCGGGCAACATCCTGCTCCACCGGGTGCCGCCGGGAACACCCCACAGCGTCCAGCTGACTATCCTGGACACGCCTGTCATCCCCCTGCTGACCGATTTCGGCATCGCTCGGGCGCTGGATGCGCCGGAGCTGACCAGCGTAGGGCGCACCATCGGCACGCCGGCCTTCATGTCGCCGGAGCAATGTGCCGGGCGCTCCGACATCGACGGCCGGGCCGACATCTACTCTCTGGGGGCTGTGCTCTATCGCTGCCTGGTGGGGCGTATCCCCTTCACCGGCTCCACCACCCAGATCCTCCATGCCCACGTCTACGAGCCCCTCCTCATCCCGGACCAGGTCTCCAGGACCCTGCCCCTGGTGGTGGCCGAGACCCTGCGCCGCTCCATGATGAAGGACCCGGCCGAACGCTATCCCAACGCCGAGCTAATGGCCGACGACCTGGCCCTGGGCGCCGGGCGGCAAGTGGAGCCCAGCCCGGCTTCCCTGGAGCTCGACCCGGATGAGATGACCCAGACCCTGGAAGTGGCCCCGGTGACCCAACCCGTCGACTCCGGCGGGACGGTGCTGGTGCCGGCACGCTCCCCCGGCGGCCCTCCCAGCGGCGTTCGGCCGCGCCCACCCGTGGGGGAACCCATCCCATCCCCATCACCACGGCCCGTTCCCCGCTCTCGGCGGGCGGTTCTCACCCGTCGCCTGGGGATGGGGGTCCTCAGCACCGCGGTGGTGCTGTTATTGGTCTTCCTCAGCATCAGCCTGTTCAACAGCGTCTTCAACTCCCTGGGCGAGGATGGGCTGGCCCAGTCGCCCACGGCGACCCGGCCCCTCGGTTCCCAGGCCGGACCAGGTACGCCCCAGGCTCCTCCCGCGGGGGCGGTTTCCCTTTCTCCCACCCCGTCGGCCCAGACGCCCCCCACCGTCGGCGCCGCTTCCTCGCCCACAGATCCTCCGGCGACGGTGGCGGCGGGCAGCCCCATCACGGCCACGGCGGTTGCCACCCCGCCGCCCGACGTCACGCCCACGCCCATCCCCACGCCGGCGGCCTCCCTCGCCTCGGCCTGGGATGATGCCCAGGCCTTCTACGCCGAGCAGGACTGGGCCGAGGCTCTCTCCTGGCTCACCATCGTGCGCCGGATCGACCCGAGCTTCCAGCAAGAGCAGGTGACCGCCATGATGGTGGACAGCTACCTGGGGCTGGCGGCCCAGGCCAATGGCGAAGGGCAGCCAGAGGTGGCCCTGGATTACCTGGATGAAGCCCTGGCCCTCCAGGAGGACGACATATTGCTCTTGCGCCTGCGGACGGCGACCGCCCAATTTCTGGAGGCACAGGCCACCCCACCGCCGTCGGTTGAAGAAATGGAGCTGATCCGCCGGAGTCTCCAGCAGGCCCACGCGGCCTATGGGGACAAATTGGCCGAATCCCAGAAGCCTTGCGCGGCCATTGAGCAGGTAACGGCGGCCAATCGTATCCTTCCGGACCCGAAATTGTCAGAAAAGCTGGCCGATTATCAGGCACAATGTGATACGGTGAAGGCGATTGCCGCGGTCAGCCAGTTGGGTGGGCATCTCATCTACTCGGCCTACCAGAACGAGCGGTATCGCATCTTCCGCATGCCGGTGGCCTACGATGCGCCGTCCACCCTGCTGGTGGAAAACGGCACCCAGCCCAGCCTGCGGCCGGATGGACGGGTGATTGCCTTCTACAGCCTGCGGGCGGACTATCAGGGGCTGAGTGGATTCGACCTGAACGCCGGTCTGGATCCCAATGACCGCTCCGTGCGCTACACCGATTTCGTGGAGGATTCCCGGGACAGTCCCCCGAGCTGGAGCCCGGATGGCAGCCGGCTGGTCTACGCCAGCATGAGCTTTGGCGACGGACGCTCTCGCATCTATGTGGTGCCGGCGGACGGCAGCCGCAGGGCCACCACGCTGGCCCTGGGCAAAGACCCGGCCTGGCACCCGTCGGACGACTGGATCGTCTACAACGGCACGGACGAGACGGGCAACAACCCGGGCCTCTGGCTCATGCACAGTGACGGCACCGGCCGTACCCGGCTCACCGACAACGGCAACGATCAGCGGCCCACCTGGTCGCCCGATGGCCGCTACGTGGTCTTCATGAGCAACGGCCGGGACGGCAACTGGGAAGTCTATCGGGTGGACCTGTTGGATGGGAGCATCCTTCGCCTGACCAGCCACCCGGCCCAGGATGGCCTGCCGACGGTCAGCCCGGACAGTAAGTACGTGGCCTTCTTGAGTGACCGGGACGGTTACTGGCGCATTTACTATGTGCCCATCAATGGTGGGCCAGTTCGTCCTCTGTCCCGTATGGCGGGCGAGCTGCCCAAGTGGTTGGAGTATGCGATTCAGTGGGTGAACTAG
- a CDS encoding tetratricopeptide repeat protein — protein sequence MSTQPSRAGQQTNRPVVKGSWEDLLAQAHQKAINYNDEAIPLYQKLVDRLSRLPESARKAGNNRLQNLLLEAAGSLQSYLLVRDRYDEVLALIQQIRQEIDPEDRVFWDHHEADVLMQAGRFDQALARLEELARREGAVEGDFIRWIFAGLEIGRPDAARKGLEALEQFLFSPEYAGAEEEEPHQRQLLLLQQKLLIAMETGEWEQGIAYYEEANRLSSTPLNPFIVYTRLVLQGHYEKALSFINRDPAAIRSHFWRGLTYRLMGRPREAQEEWKQAVRQDLSQNQERALLEFTLSQYYLGDPEDLGLSSILSILREKRDPHWILLWLAGVGWAIRNNLESARTNMEVALNRLKAQGEGRQFPYRLWFMSKELYTPEQREALAPLHQTTPTLSPEAQP from the coding sequence ATGAGCACGCAACCATCCAGAGCCGGCCAACAGACGAATCGGCCCGTGGTCAAGGGAAGCTGGGAAGATCTACTGGCCCAGGCCCACCAGAAGGCCATCAACTACAACGACGAGGCCATCCCCCTCTACCAGAAATTGGTCGACCGCCTCTCTCGGCTGCCGGAAAGCGCCCGCAAGGCGGGTAACAACCGCCTGCAAAACCTCCTGTTAGAGGCGGCTGGCAGTCTGCAATCCTACCTGCTCGTTCGCGACCGCTACGACGAAGTCCTGGCACTCATCCAGCAGATCCGGCAAGAGATCGACCCGGAAGACCGGGTCTTTTGGGATCACCATGAAGCCGATGTGCTGATGCAGGCAGGCCGTTTTGACCAGGCCCTGGCCCGCCTGGAGGAGCTTGCCAGGCGGGAAGGGGCCGTAGAGGGCGATTTCATCCGATGGATTTTTGCCGGGCTGGAAATAGGACGCCCGGATGCGGCCCGGAAAGGGCTTGAGGCCCTGGAACAGTTCCTTTTCTCGCCGGAGTACGCCGGGGCAGAGGAAGAGGAACCTCACCAGAGGCAGCTCCTCCTCCTGCAACAAAAGCTGTTGATCGCCATGGAAACCGGCGAATGGGAGCAGGGAATCGCCTACTACGAGGAGGCAAACCGACTCAGTTCCACGCCCCTGAACCCCTTCATAGTGTACACCCGGCTCGTCCTGCAGGGCCACTATGAAAAGGCCCTGTCCTTCATCAACCGGGATCCAGCCGCCATCCGCTCCCACTTCTGGCGGGGCTTGACCTACCGGCTGATGGGCCGCCCACGGGAAGCCCAAGAAGAGTGGAAACAGGCCGTCCGCCAGGATTTGAGCCAGAACCAGGAACGTGCCCTCCTGGAATTCACCCTCTCCCAATATTATCTGGGCGATCCGGAAGACCTCGGGCTATCCAGCATACTGAGCATCCTCCGGGAGAAGCGGGATCCGCACTGGATACTCCTGTGGTTGGCCGGCGTGGGCTGGGCAATTCGCAACAATCTGGAGTCGGCACGCACCAACATGGAGGTGGCCCTGAATCGGCTGAAAGCCCAGGGTGAGGGTCGCCAGTTCCCATACCGGCTCTGGTTCATGAGCAAAGAACTGTACACCCCCGAACAGCGGGAAGCGCTGGCGCCCCTGCACCAGACCACCCCCACCCTGAGCCCGGAGGCCCAGCCGTGA
- a CDS encoding vWA domain-containing protein — translation MTRERAGKRSYTRTERKRGRYIKARPAGDRPEDIAFDATLRAAAPYQSQRRATSDNDLALKLRRTDLQRKVRVRRTGNLILFVVDASWSMAASERMEATKGAIFSLLVDAYQRRDQVGLIVFQRDRARLVLPPTNSVELAQKALRELPVGGKTPLSSGLYLAWQVIENARRRDSELRPLMILLTDGAGNVSMTGMPAQEEANRIAELFQQASLRSIVVNMEHAAFDRGLAQKLAEALGGTCYNLPDLRAETLLSTVKREIEL, via the coding sequence ATGACCCGGGAGCGGGCAGGCAAGCGATCCTACACCCGCACCGAACGGAAACGGGGCCGCTACATCAAGGCCCGACCCGCGGGCGATCGCCCCGAGGACATCGCCTTTGACGCCACCCTGCGCGCGGCCGCACCCTACCAGAGCCAGCGCCGGGCCACCTCGGACAACGACCTGGCCCTGAAGCTGCGCCGCACCGACCTGCAGCGCAAGGTACGGGTCCGGCGCACCGGCAATCTCATCCTCTTCGTGGTGGATGCCAGCTGGTCCATGGCGGCCAGCGAACGCATGGAGGCCACCAAAGGAGCCATCTTCAGCCTGCTGGTGGACGCCTACCAGCGTCGGGATCAGGTGGGCCTCATCGTCTTCCAGCGGGACCGGGCGCGCCTGGTGTTGCCCCCCACCAACAGCGTGGAGCTGGCCCAGAAGGCCCTGCGGGAGCTGCCCGTGGGCGGCAAGACGCCCCTGAGCAGCGGCCTCTACCTGGCCTGGCAGGTCATCGAAAACGCCCGGCGGCGGGACAGCGAACTGCGCCCCCTGATGATCCTCCTCACCGACGGGGCCGGTAACGTGAGCATGACCGGCATGCCCGCCCAGGAAGAGGCCAACCGCATCGCCGAGCTTTTCCAGCAGGCTTCCCTGCGCTCCATCGTGGTCAACATGGAACACGCGGCCTTCGACCGGGGGCTGGCCCAGAAGCTGGCCGAAGCCCTGGGCGGCACCTGTTACAACCTGCCCGACCTGCGCGCGGAGACCCTTCTCTCCACGGTAAAACGGGAGATCGAGCTGTGA
- the hisN gene encoding histidinol-phosphatase, whose product MTSPSVSRPGHPATSLELDEYVAFARRLAMASAQIIRQYFRADLQVELKEDLSPVTIADTQAEAVMREMIMERFPEHGILGEEFGHYQPDAPYQWVLDPIDGTKSFISGSYLFGTLIALVVEGSPRLGVIHHPILDDFLVGDGRQTLLNGRPVHVRPCDRIEDAVLLNTSHWNVFNYQNGPAFEALSKRVKRYHNWGDCHGYYLVAIGGADIMTDPVLNPWDLMALIPIIEGAGGRITDWHGNDPLQGDGIVATGGTIHDEVIRWLNP is encoded by the coding sequence GTGACCAGCCCGTCGGTATCCCGGCCCGGCCATCCAGCCACCAGCCTGGAGCTGGACGAGTATGTCGCCTTCGCCCGGCGCCTGGCCATGGCCAGCGCCCAGATCATCCGCCAATACTTCCGGGCCGATCTCCAGGTTGAGCTGAAAGAAGATCTGTCTCCGGTCACCATCGCCGACACCCAGGCCGAAGCGGTGATGCGGGAGATGATCATGGAACGGTTCCCGGAGCACGGCATCCTGGGAGAAGAATTCGGCCATTATCAGCCCGACGCCCCCTACCAGTGGGTGCTGGACCCCATCGACGGAACCAAGAGCTTCATCAGCGGCAGCTACCTCTTCGGCACCCTGATCGCGCTGGTGGTGGAGGGCAGCCCGCGCCTGGGCGTCATCCACCACCCCATCCTGGACGATTTCCTGGTGGGCGATGGGCGGCAGACGCTCCTCAACGGCCGCCCGGTTCATGTGCGGCCCTGCGACCGCATCGAAGACGCGGTGCTCCTGAACACCAGCCACTGGAATGTCTTCAACTACCAGAATGGGCCGGCCTTCGAAGCCCTCAGCAAGCGGGTGAAGCGCTACCACAACTGGGGCGACTGCCACGGCTACTACCTGGTGGCCATCGGCGGCGCCGACATCATGACCGACCCGGTGCTCAACCCGTGGGACCTGATGGCCCTCATCCCCATCATCGAGGGCGCCGGCGGCCGGATCACCGACTGGCACGGCAACGACCCCCTGCAGGGGGACGGCATCGTGGCCACCGGCGGCACCATCCACGACGAGGTCATCCGCTGGCTGAATCCGTAA